One Papaver somniferum cultivar HN1 chromosome 10, ASM357369v1, whole genome shotgun sequence genomic window carries:
- the LOC113315988 gene encoding E3 ubiquitin-protein ligase RGLG1-like has product MRGNNCKLGCGGSSAVSDSICKLDKKFSWIKKDYKTLDEVSEALRAKGLKSGNPILGFCFTQSKWTTEKSLHYIGNDPNDYEKVVSIIGKTLAAICGDNYIHCFGFGDANTLDTHVFSFYEDKKPCHGFEEVVERYRQIACQMRLADFKSFVRIVEMATSIASKKCDQHHILVMIADGPVTRSSDTEHRKLSDEEQETVTAISNASKYPLSIILVRVGEKNANMMKGLESKIPHCTTFDNFQYVNYTDIMSPVPECRREIEFTLEATKKLPNQVIAIEKLIASTSFTNNKEIEMDWDSTAPPIPVSGTPNQSL; this is encoded by the exons ATGAGGGGGAACAACTGTAAGTTGGGTTGTGGAGGTTCTAGTGCTGTGTCTGATTCTATCTGTAAGTTGGACAAGAAGTTTTCATGGATAAAGAAAGATTACAAAACCTTGGATGAG GTTTCTGAAGCTTTGAGAGCCAAGGGTCTCAAGTCTGGTAATCCTATTCTTGGATTTTGTTTCACTCAAAGCAAGT GGACAACCGAAAAGAGCTTGCATTACATAGGAAACGACCCAAACGATTATGAAAAAGTGGTATCTATAATAGGAAAGACCCTTGCTGCTATTTGTGGGGATAACTATATTCACTGCTTTGGATTTGGAGATG CAAACACACTTGATACGCACGTCTTTAGCTTCTACGAAGATAAGAAACCCTGTCATGGGTTTGAGGAAGTCGTAGAACGATACAGACAGATAGCATGTCAAATGCGACTGGCAG attttaaatcatttgtaCGAATTGTTGAAATGGCTACTAGTATTGCAAGTAAAAAATGTGACCAGCATCATATTTTGGTCATGATTGCTGATGGACCG GTAACAAGAAGTTCTGATACGGAGCACCGCAAGCTAAGTGATGAGGAGCAAGAAACTGTAACTGCAATTTCAAATGCAAG CAAGTACCCCTTGTCAATAATTTTAGTCAGAGTCGGGGAAAAGAATGCAAACATGATGAAAGGATTAGAATCAAAGATCCCTCACTGTACTACCTTTGACAACTTTCAG TATGTGAACTACACAGATATAATGTCTCCTGTGCCAGAGTGTAGAAGGGAAATCGAGTTTACTCTTGAGGCTACAAAAAAACTCCCTAACCAGGTTATAGCGATCGAGAAACTAATTGCTTCAACGAG CTTTACAAACAATAAAGAAATAGAAATGGATTGGGATTCTACTGCTCCGCCTATACCAGTTAGCGGGACACCTAACCAGTCTTTGTGA